In Brassica napus cultivar Da-Ae chromosome A3, Da-Ae, whole genome shotgun sequence, the sequence TATCaacgaaatatatattatacattgcattaaacttttttaaaattatacattacattcagtattaataaataaatattttaaatcactCAGTATTCtgttttcaattatataaaactaaaaattttacatgattattaattatgcattttattatttatatttgaattgaaatatatttttggataataACACTGTatacatacaaaaaaaatctttttattttaaaattatatttttaattatatcaaatttcaataaattatctaatttaagatattcaaaattcattttgatttttggcCACCACTTTAATTGTATTAACTTATAATCAATAATCTAATTTAACTATTCATCAAGGGTATCAAAGACTTAAACAATCTAACTTTTATCATGTGAACTTGAATACGAATAATCAATttccaaataataatatagatagtaATTGGACGAAGCTTAAGTTTAGTTGAAGATTTATTAACCACTACATTAAAAAACTAggggaaattttatgtttaccactttcatggtaccaattttcatctttaccaccactaaagggacattttcaaaaatatttttttttattaagtggcaaaaaactcttatacccttgttatctatatatataataaatcattatttaaataaaataaaaaataaaaagaacaaatattttttttatgttttctaactatacttttaaaattttgaactttttttataaattttttttgtcgtatttgtttttatgtttttcaaaatttgtttttgaaaatcgaaaattatgtttgaaactattttaataaaaaaatttaatttttttacgtatttatttatatatttatagaatcctaaatttcacattccaaaaaccataCTCCACCCTCctgaactctaaaccctaagtctagattagttaaccatagggGTATAAGTGTTTTTTACCATTCATTAAAAGTAAGGGTAAAATTGATTAgtttaaacatgaaaagtggtattatgaatgtggtatttgtggtaaTTTCCCAAAAAActacttaaataatataaaaatgtgtTAAATCTGAAAGATAAATGGGTAAAACTGCTCTACATATAGTTATctcataataatttataaatgtgttATATGtgaaagataaatggaaaaaaaaactgttctAAATATGTAATAGAATATAGGTAAAATTTGGAGAAATACACTCAAATAAGATTATACTTTGAAAACTACACCATTGTCTAAGTTTTTGGAAAACTacacttatgtatatataattttaccaAATTgtctaattttaatatttttcgatTCATAATTGTTTTATACGTAAAGTTAACGGTTTTAAAGTCAAATCTGTGAAGTGACTacacaatatatttttaatatatcttaaattttttattatttggaaaaaaataaaaaacctcAAAACAACGTCTTCTTCTCCGTATCCTCCATttctgattttgtttttctagTTTCACAGGTTCTTCTTCTCATCTCATTAAGAGGTTTGTTGATTCATGAATCAGATTCTAATTTCTAATTCTGCTTCTATTTTATTCCAACAATAGTTATGTTTTTATAGGAAAGTAAAATTAAATTCATGATAAAGtcaaaacaaatcattttttattttatattatccttgttattgtaaaattttaaatgataaataacatatttatctCAACACAcatatttatcttaaatataaataattataatattattattcttactaattttcatttctaatttatatttcaattatTGAAATATCTAATATGGGTAAAAATGCTAATTCACATTTTAAAAAGGGtagttctcaaaaaaaaaaatagaagatgtaattttcaaattttaaactgTTAATGTAGTAATTTACAAATTATCccatataggatatatattaaGGTGAATTTGTGAAATGACCAATTTTGGAAAAGAAATTAAGTGCAGAGcactgattttgacataatgtaTTATCTAACAATTGTGCTTCATTTCCACCGCTTTTACCCTTGATTCATACAAGTTGCCGGTGACTTAAAGATGTAGAAATGATTTTGACAAAATCCAAGTGTGACCAATAATTAATGCAAACTGTCACCAACAAAAGGAAGATAATACACCCACATCACATACATAATAACCACAAACATTTCATTAATTCTACTTCatataaccaaaataatataGAATATTAATTATACATCAACCCTTAAATCTAGATAGTAAAACTTATCTCAATCTGAAACTaatctttaaacactaaaccttaaaccctaatcactaaaccctaaatccaaacatAAAccataaattcaaatataaacctAAATTAAACTCCAACttttaaatataaaccctaaatggatcactaaacccaaactcaaatataaactatattatatatttataattttaaaataaaattaaaatatgaaaaatatatataatattttttgatattaaacaatactatataaagatgaaaaatatcatactaaactctaaacacaACCCCTaattactaaactctaaaccctagccactaaatcctaaacccaaatccaaatctagccactaaatcctaaactcaaatcctaaactctagCTACTAAAtgctaaacccaaactctaaacccaaccCCTAATATTTTCAAGTACTATACATACATAGTATGGACATTGTGCAAAATAGTATACAAATGTTTATTCTATTTATATTAGTGGAGCACCATATGTAAAATAGTACGAGAAGAAATAAAAGTACTCGTTGATGAAAAAGACGTTCTTGAACTAGACATGACCCTAACATTGTCGAACATTTGAAtgaaactaattttatattacGAGCAATCATACAAAAGGGCATAGAAGagaaatatcaaatttgaaaacatgacaaataagagGCAAGTGTATAAGTGATGTAGAGTTTTTGGTTAGCCattgaattataatttgtttgatggTTATACAGCtcaaatatcaaattaaaagacgttctttatttttttcttgcaggttTCAACCGGTTAGTTGTATGTGAGGGCAATATAGCAATATTATGTATAAGAGGCAAGTGTATAAGTGATGTAGAGTTTTTGGTTAGCCattgaattataatttgtttgatggTTATACAGCTCAATTtccctatatatatgatatggTGATGTAATCAATAATTTGacaagtgttaaaaaaaaataactccctggtgttaaaaagaaaaaaagggaaTTTGCATTGTATgacgcaaaaaaaaattaataatccaCTATCTGACTACTTTACCTAAAGAGTAAGAATATACCgtacacaatatataattgtCATCATACCCTTGTATTTCACATGTGCAACCGACtggtaaataataaattaataattataaatattcaaTCGCGGCTTACTTTGATTCACATACAGACTCTTTAGgaaaaaatcaattaatatCACGTGACTCATAATGGCGACACTTAAATCATTGAAGAAGTGGGTGGAGAAACTATAGTCACAACTAAGAGGAAGGCGATGAAGTGAAGGCAAGACCCGGACTACATAATCAAGGCCAATGAAGACGAAAACCGTTGAGGAAGGCAAGACAAAACAGTTGCAATATACAATTTGttttgttctattctatttggCAAGTAGaatattatgtattataatttgttttgttctattctatttggCAAATAgaatattatgtattattttcagatttgatatttgagtttacggtttatatttggttttagagtttagtgattaAAGTTTAGGGTTAAGTATTTAGAAGGTGGGGTGAGATTGAAGTCatcattaactttttttttatgtaatcatagacatttcatcattttattcatatgtactatactatttattttatttcaatttatttgggtttatggtttattttttgatttaggGTATAGTGATTATGTTTTAGGGTTAGTGATTATGGTGTAGGGTTAAATATGTGCGGGTCGGGTGGGTTGGAATAAAATTTAGTTAGAGGGATTGGGATGAGGttggtttaaggtttagtgattagggtttagggtttaggatttagtatttagaaaATGAGAGGGTTGGGTCAGCATTAACTTCTTCCATgcaatcatagacatttcataattgtaccaatatgtactatgttatttattttattctattcaatttggtttagagtttatattggggtttatggtttatatttaagTTTAGAGTTTACTCATTAAATTCTAAGATTTAGTATTTAGGAGTTGGGATAAGGTTTAGTATCAAGATTATAAGGGTTGAGATGGAGTTGGTGTCCTATGCTATTTTGGTGATATGAAATAGAACATTTAAGTTTTTTATGcggtaaaaaaaataacatgaaGTAAACTTACGGTGTAAATAAATAGAATACATCATTTAATGTGACAATGTTGTATTGTATCCATACATTTCTGCCTAAAGTGAAAAACGTAGGCAGTAAAAACATAAATGACGCGTATGTTAATGAAATTGACCTTCTATTCTATACTATTCGTACATGttctatactattttttataCATTGAAACTAACGTTATCGGTGATGTCTCCATCGTGCTTTCTCTTCGTCTTCCTTAAATTATGTTTGCATCTATAAAACTTCACATATGGCACCATTAATTCAGATCAGTATATAATTATGTGACATCGTTCTAATAACCACCGTTGCTTTACCCCTAGCCATGTATGTAAGTGACGAtgtcatctcttcttctttttttagcTCACTGGTTACTTGTAAATTAAAAGGGTATAACCAGATAGATCTTGTGTTaaatgttattggtttaattatgtcaaaatcaatggCTATATACTTAATTATGATTCAAAAATTGGCTATTTGGTAAATTAACtgtaaaaataacatattttcttTCACCCagtaaatgaataaaataaagacAATGTTAAAATTTCATCGAAGGTGCACCACAAAATACAATCATCAAAGAAACTGTATTTTCAAATGTTTAAGTTTGGATTGCATCAAAAGATTTCCCGAATTCGCGTGATCATAATTTTTAAACAGTTATCCATTGATATTACCAAAAGGTGGGCCAAACCAAGATCAATTACAACAGACAACAATAGATTTTATTAAGTAGCAACAAACTCAATCCAAAATGTAAAGACAATGATTATGAAACCATCAAAGCATGTTGTGGAGCTTTGGTTTTAAACAATGTCATCTTCTCTGTGGGTCTCAATGGTAACATCGAAAGTAGGATAAGCCGCACAAGTGAGAAAGAATCCTTCCGCAATTTGGTCATCATCGAGGAAACTCTGGTCAGACTGGTCAACAGATCCAGACACAAATTTACCTGCACAGCTCGAGCAGGAACCAGCACGGCAAGAGTAAGGCAAGTCGATTCCGGCTTCCTCAGCAGCGTCAAGGACGTAGACGTCGTCGTCGCACTCAACCTCTTGCTCTCCTTCAGGAGTGATGAACTGGACCTTGTATGTAGCCATGGCAATGACGCGTCCACCATGTGTGGTGCCTGATTTGAGACCGAAGAGGGATTGAGTGTTGGCTAAGGGGAGGGAGCGGAGGCTGATAGGAGCTGTTTGACGACGAATGAAGGATGTTCCGACGATGGCGCTTGAGAGAGCTGTTGAGGCCATTTTTTATGTTCTCAGAAGTCTTGAGATGGTTTCTTTGTGAGTTATATATGGCTTGTGGAAATGGTGTGGAGAGTGTGAAGAAGATTAAAAAGGTGAGATGGTTGTGGAATCATATCTTCCACGTGGCGCTTAACGTGTGGATTATTGGATTATCGTCTTTCATTTGGTGAATAGTgatttctttcctttttgtgTGTGTGATTGTGTTTAACACACTGCGCTATCTTGTTGAGGCGAGTTATACGAGTAATAATCTCAGATACTCTTAATGAGGCAAAAATTATTCTGGCATACTCTTACGAATTCTAACATACTCTCTACTCTTAGTGAAATATGAGATTTCCAATTTTGCCCTTACGTTTTTCCTCCTCAAttggaaatttaaattttgaattttaggtatcaaattcaaaatttgaatttgaattttagtaaaactaaaaaacCAAGTTGAACCAAGTTACACCAATGCCCAAGTACAACTTGGTATAACTATGTCATAGTTTTACCAAGTTATACCTCGAAGATGGTATAACTAGGTTTTAGTTTTACCAAGTTGTACATTTGTCAAGGTACAACTTGGTAAAACTATAACCTAGTTATACAGTTTTACCAACGATTGCACGAGTTGATAAAACTAGTACAAAGTTTTACTAAGTTGTACCATTGTCGAAGTACAACTTTGTAATACTTTGAACCTAGTTTAACCAAGTTCTACGATTTTACAAAGTTGTATTTTAACGGTTGTATAACTTGATAAAACTTTGTTTCTGGGTTGAAAATCCAATAATCCACACGTTAAGCGCGACGTGGAAGATAATCTCAGATACTCTTAATGAGGCAAAAATTATTCTGGCATACTCTTACGAATTCTAACATACTCTCTACTCTTAGTGAAATATGAGATTTCCAATTTTGCCCTTACGTTTTTCCTCCTcgattgaaaatttaaattttgaattttaggtatcaaattcaaaatttgaatttgaattttagtaaaactaaaaaccaaattGAACCAAGTTACACCAATGCCCAAGTACAACTTGGTATAACTATGTCATAGTTTTACCAAGTTATACCTCGAAGATGGTATAACTAGGTTTTAGTTTTACCAAGTTGTACATTTGTCAAGGTACAACTTGGTAAAACTATAACCTAGTTATACAGTTTTACCAACGATTACACGAGTTGATAAAACTAGTACAAAGTTTTACTAAGTTGTACCATTGTCGAAGTACAACTTTGTAATACTTTGAACCTAGTTTAACCAAGTTCTACGATTTTACAAAGTTGTATTTTAACGATTGTATAACTTGATAAAACTTTGTTTCTGGGTTGAAGTTTTACTTTCAcatttctcatatattgttGCAGCAAGCCAGATCTGTAGtgcgagagagaaagagagagagagagagagagagagagagagagagagagagagagagagagagagagagagagagagagagagagagagagagagagagagagagagagagagagagagagagagagagagagagaaacatatGAGATTTGAAGAATAACCTTAAAATTGCGAACAAAGAACAACAAATCAAAAAAGAAGAGACACATATAAGATTCGAAGAAGAATGGATTCGAAGAAGAATAAAAGGAAAAGCAAAAcaaccgaagaagaagaaaattaaaGACAAAAAAAGATTTGGATCGAAGaatgaaagagaaagagaaaaagaggagagaaaaaaagagaatagaaaaaaaagatgaagaatgAAAATGAAATCTAGATCTGTAGAGATAAGAGATAAAATTAAGTTTAGTGGCATGTTGTGTAAATAAGTAGATTCATTTTGGATATATTGGATTTTTTAtcagattttaaattaaaataaatgaaaatgaaatgaaTTAAGGGGAGTTATCGGTTTAAGAATTCtaaaagaattataaaattttgagaatccattgttattggtttacaGATTTAAAAAGTCTTAtcaaaatctattgttattggtttaaagatttttaaattccattcaaataatttgttattcataaagtttagttattatggattttatcattttattgtATTCTATTGTTATTGGGAGGTGAATCCCTTATGTTTTTACtcataaaactagattttgaaaatATCACCTATTCACATCAGATTTTTAAAATCTGTGTAATAAGAAAAACATGCACGTATTGgagaatacttttttttttcgaagAGTAGTGGAGCAATTGATTCGAGTTATACGTGGTCTCGCTTTACGCCAGCTCACCGTCTCGCACATTCGATTTcttgtttgtatatataaataaaagagacAACTGGGCATATGatttacaaataaattattatttatgatttatttttttcgcGAACAAGTTTTGGTCGTTAATTGGGATTACGGCACATGTAAATACGTcttcaatctttttcttgtggttataatttttaaaataaaataagaaaattggaTTTTCGCGCTGGCTAGCAGACTATAGAGACGATAGAACCAGCAAGTATCTCTGAATCCTAAAATAAATGGAGCAGATGCAACTTCACTAAAAATGGAGagattaaaccaaaaaaaagaaccaaataaaaatgtaaatttttgaTTACCATACACAACCTCTTTCTCCATTCATTCTCAACTTTCCCTTGTGTATAATAACCCAGAAGCTTCTTTCTAACAGAATTAACTGTCTCCAAGAACATTCCACGATCCATCTTTTTTGGTTCGGTCACTCTCTCTAGTCGCACTTGATGTTTCTATAGATCCTTCTCACAAACAGATTTGATCCTAAGAACCCCACAGCTCCTGCACATTTTTTTCCCAATTACCAAACAATCaaaccaatgccacttttgaaGTGAGATGAGTAAGTGAAGAACAAACTAACCGCAAAGGATTCCGAGGCCCAGACAGAACATCAAGGTGTATCCGAAGTAGAAGCTGGTCTGGAAAAACCCAAACATCTTCGTCTTTACGTAGTAGTAATAGATCGAGTATAAGTAGACGTAAACCGCGGTAGAAGCAGCTGAGAAGAACGATGTCCATTGCCAGTGATAGTTTTCCGCATTCAGCAAGAAGTATGTTCCCACGATCGTCACACAGACGGTCACCACAAGAAGAATCAAAAAGACAAGCAGCATAAACCCGTACACATAGTATACCTGTCACGAGACATAAAATAGCCATCAAGAAATGAACAGTAGGTTTTGCTCTTTCTACGTTGCAAGAGATTTTTACCTTGTAATTCCAGAAGGATGTGAAGACAAAGTACATTTCAATGAAGATGCTGCCAAAGGGTAAGAGACCTCCCATAAGAGAGACTACTGATGGAGTCAAGTACCACTTTTTCTCAGGGATAGGACGTGGGATTGTCTTCACTCGGCATGGATTGTTTGGGGCACCACTCCAGTTTCTACCAACGACTGTCCCGAGGAGGGCAAGAGGGAACGAAATGAAACCCCAAATTACGAAGACAACCACCATTGTTCCGAAAGGAATAGCAGCAAGAGAACCGTAGAAAATGGCGATTGTGTTTAGGACGAATCCAATCCCAAAGCACAAGAATGGGAAGAGGGAAGCTGTGAGGATCATGCACTTGATCCAATGCTTACCTGAACAAACGAGCATAAGAGAAGTTTGAAAATGAGTCAGAGGGGGTATGTTATTGGAGATGTTGCGTGCTGCTTGCAACAAAGAAGGATACAACATACCACCACTTCTTGAGTACATTCCACCGCTCACATAACCAGAGATAAATGACGTCAGAGCGTAGCAAACTATAAAAGTTGTGACGATCGCTCCTCTCCTGAATAAGGTTAAACCAGAATACCAAGTTTTCATTGCAAGAATAATATTCAGACAAAAGCCGAACTCTTATTCCATGAGAATTGATTGAAAGTAAGAGTGTAATACATACCCAACATAAAGTGTCCCAATGATTGCCATTAATATGACAAGAAGAACAAGCAATGCCAACTGTGCACCTGTACCAACAACAGCCGAGAGAAGAACCAGACTACTTGGTGGTCGGAATACATCTCCGTGTACGAGTTTCCATCCAGATTCTTCATTTACATCCCGTTCCTGTGCTCAATAATACTAACTGTCAGAAGTGTCTCCTTACTCTTGCACTTGCAATGAAGATAAAAATCAACAAGTTGACAACATAGTAGTAACAGCAAGAGAATTCTGCAATAATTCTAGAAAGGAGGTTGAGGAGTCATCACCAAGCTCTCCAGGTCGTCGTCTTCCCGAGCATATTTGGCATAATCATTTCTTAGAGTCCTCATTAATATCATTGAGACCAAACCAGTGAGGAAGATAACCATCATGAACGAGTTAAAGATGGAGAACCAATGGATCTGCATGATGAACCAAACCTTAAAACCTTTACAAAAAGCTTCCAAAAACAAATTAGTCAAGGTTTTAGCTGTTCGATCAACAAGCAAGCAAAATGGCATTCAGTGTAATTACGCTAGCAGAAGGATGAAAACAGCAAGACATTACAAAAAATGATTTACCTGGTGTTCGAAGAACGGATAGTCTAGATAAACATCAAAACGACGAGCAAATGTGACGTCGGTTGGGATCCAATTCACAGAATATGTCAACTCCACCGTCCTCCCAGCTTCTAACGGTATTAGATTATCTTGTGTGAGATTCACATGAATAATctatgcaaataaaaaaaagtcagATCACAGAAAAGTAAATATGAGATCCTTAATAATCTGCTTAATCACAAAGAAACAACCAACCTGGTCTTTGTTGTATTTGACATTAATACTCTTATGAGTGTAAAGAGCATGCTTGCCGTTTTCACTTTTCTTTCCAGGAGGCAGCTCGCCCACAAAACCTATAACAGCAATGAGATAGTCAAAAATCTATATAAGGaactgaaattaaaattttggttctTCAAACtgaatataagaaaatatcataCCCCACAAAGGCAAATCATCTGAATTTGCATCCACGTACGCCATAAACATAAAATGCCAATAAGAAGAAAGACAACAGATAAGCAAATAAAGGATGCTAAACAAAATTAGTTACACTGATACAAGAATAGAGGAATTACGATGATGTTGTAGTATTAGCTCATTTTTAAACAATGTTCATAGCGCAGCAAGTTGAATTCCCTTGATGTACATAGAGACTTTCTATTTCATATGTAACGCTGACagtaagtcttttatgaaaacaATCAACATCTTTTCTTTGATACTTCGTCATCAGTTATATGTATAAGTAAATGTGATACATACCCATAAACAACTCAAACCAGTAACTATTTTCGATGGCATCTTTGAAATGCTTGACCTTAGCTTCATCAAGTTCCAACTGACAGATCACGCTTCTGTCAACATTTTCTGGAAGTAAAACAGAAGTAGGCAATGTAAGTGTTGTGCAAgcaaaatttgaaagaaaaaatagcAAAAGAACTAACATACTCAAGAACTTTATGTCTATCTGGCTGTCGATGAGCTCATTTCCACCAAGGACCTCACCAAGACCACCCCATTTGTGAATGCTGTTTTCAGTTTTGCGGCAAAACGGGAGGCTATAATAGTTATATGTTTCTTGTGGATTATTATATGGGCCAACTTTGTTAACCCAAAGAGTAACCTGCTCATCAGCTTGATACtggaaaaaaagaaatcagAGGACTCAAATTTCATCACTTGGGGTAAA encodes:
- the LOC106380499 gene encoding ferredoxin, leaf L-A-like, whose protein sequence is MASTALSSAIVGTSFIRRQTAPISLRSLPLANTQSLFGLKSGTTHGGRVIAMATYKVQFITPEGEQEVECDDDVYVLDAAEEAGIDLPYSCRAGSCSSCAGKFVSGSVDQSDQSFLDDDQIAEGFFLTCAAYPTFDVTIETHREDDIV
- the LOC111215616 gene encoding transmembrane 9 superfamily member 1, translating into MASSSAFSVYSAVACVFLLLSPALASESDHKYQADEQVTLWVNKVGPYNNPQETYNYYSLPFCRKTENSIHKWGGLGEVLGGNELIDSQIDIKFLKNVDRSVICQLELDEAKVKHFKDAIENSYWFELFMDDLPLWGFVGELPPGKKSENGKHALYTHKSINVKYNKDQIIHVNLTQDNLIPLEAGRTVELTYSVNWIPTDVTFARRFDVYLDYPFFEHQIHWFSIFNSFMMVIFLTGLVSMILMRTLRNDYAKYAREDDDLESLERDVNEESGWKLVHGDVFRPPSSLVLLSAVVGTGAQLALLVLLVILMAIIGTLYVGRGAIVTTFIVCYALTSFISGYVSGGMYSRSGGKHWIKCMILTASLFPFLCFGIGFVLNTIAIFYGSLAAIPFGTMVVVFVIWGFISFPLALLGTVVGRNWSGAPNNPCRVKTIPRPIPEKKWYLTPSVVSLMGGLLPFGSIFIEMYFVFTSFWNYKVYYVYGFMLLVFLILLVVTVCVTIVGTYFLLNAENYHWQWTSFFSAASTAVYVYLYSIYYYYVKTKMFGFFQTSFYFGYTLMFCLGLGILCGAVGFLGSNLFVRRIYRNIKCD